One stretch of Halobacillus litoralis DNA includes these proteins:
- the aroC gene encoding chorismate synthase: MRYLTAGESHGKQLTTIIEGIPSHLPLLREQINESLIRRQGGYGRGKRMQIEKDLVEITSGVRHGYTLGSPITLVVNNDDFKHWTDIMGEDPLPEDTQKIRRTVTKPRPGHADLNGGMKYGHRDMRNVLERSSARETAARVGAGAVAKVLLKELGIEVTGYVREIAGIVSEVDENLTLQQRREISEASPVRTFDEEAAKKMMTAIDEAKKEGDSIGGVTEVYVEGMPPGIGSYVQYDRKLDAKIAGSVMSINAYKGVEFGIGFEAARRNGSEVHDEILWNEERGYYRRTNRLGGFEGGMTTGMPIVVKGVMKPIPTLYKPLQSVDIETKEPFNASIERSDSCAVPAASVVMEHIVAFELAKAITDEFPADYFPRLKRAVDDYRKEVREF, translated from the coding sequence ATGCGCTACTTGACCGCTGGTGAATCACATGGAAAGCAATTGACAACGATTATCGAAGGAATCCCCTCTCATCTTCCTTTACTGAGAGAACAAATAAATGAATCATTGATCAGACGCCAAGGCGGATATGGGCGTGGGAAGCGTATGCAAATTGAAAAAGATTTAGTTGAAATAACAAGCGGAGTTCGTCATGGATACACTCTTGGCTCTCCAATCACTCTAGTTGTAAATAATGATGACTTTAAACATTGGACAGATATTATGGGAGAGGACCCTCTGCCTGAGGATACGCAAAAGATCCGTCGAACTGTGACCAAGCCTCGCCCAGGTCATGCAGATTTGAATGGTGGAATGAAATACGGCCATCGAGATATGAGGAATGTACTCGAACGTTCCTCAGCAAGGGAAACGGCAGCACGTGTCGGGGCAGGTGCTGTTGCCAAGGTGCTTTTGAAAGAACTGGGCATTGAAGTGACAGGCTATGTGCGTGAAATCGCAGGCATTGTGTCAGAGGTTGATGAAAACCTAACTTTACAACAACGCAGAGAAATTTCAGAAGCTTCTCCTGTTCGTACTTTTGACGAAGAAGCGGCAAAAAAAATGATGACCGCCATTGATGAAGCAAAGAAAGAAGGAGACTCGATTGGTGGGGTTACTGAGGTGTATGTAGAAGGAATGCCACCTGGAATCGGTTCTTATGTTCAATATGATCGCAAGCTGGATGCAAAAATTGCAGGCTCTGTGATGAGTATTAATGCCTATAAAGGTGTTGAATTCGGGATCGGTTTTGAAGCCGCTCGTAGAAACGGAAGCGAGGTTCATGATGAGATCTTATGGAACGAGGAACGTGGATATTACCGTCGTACCAATCGACTAGGTGGGTTTGAAGGTGGAATGACGACGGGAATGCCGATTGTTGTAAAAGGGGTCATGAAGCCGATTCCTACCTTGTACAAACCGTTACAGAGTGTAGATATTGAAACGAAAGAACCGTTTAACGCAAGTATAGAACGCTCCGATTCTTGTGCTGTTCCGGCCGCTTCTGTTGTGATGGAGCATATCGTTGCTTTTGAACTGGCTAAAGCCATAACAGATGAATTTCCAGCTGACTACTTCCCGCGTCTAAAACGTGCTGTTGACGATTACCGCAAGGAAGTACGTGAATTTTAA
- the aroB gene encoding 3-dehydroquinate synthase: MASVTVRSSSHDYEVLIGKGLRHGLGEFISSNYTSILVITDSTVKDYYLQDVKKSLPETVPVFTAVVPSGESSKSMERYEELLDICVDVKLDRKSLIVALGGGMIGDLAGFVASTYLRGIDYIQMPTTILAHDSSVGGKVAINHPKGKNLIGSFYHPVQVIYDMETIETLPESELRSGYGEVIKHAFLSDEEWAHRLLKGSLSKSSGDKLESDLMKGIQVKASIVEKDEREAGIRKYLNLGHTLAHAIEAELGYGEITHGEAVAVGLLFMMKLSNDLKGAQLPIQAYKEWLDRNNYPVSVLSKIRPDRMVEKMMLDKKTLRRKINFVLLHELSDPYVVEVEKEQLLEQMSLLINEVSGE, from the coding sequence ATGGCTTCTGTTACGGTCCGATCAAGCAGTCATGACTATGAAGTTTTGATTGGAAAAGGTCTACGTCATGGTTTGGGTGAGTTTATTTCATCTAACTATACTTCTATATTAGTCATTACAGACAGCACGGTGAAGGATTATTACTTGCAGGATGTGAAAAAAAGCTTACCAGAAACAGTTCCTGTATTTACGGCAGTAGTGCCTTCAGGAGAGTCTTCGAAAAGTATGGAAAGGTATGAAGAGCTCCTTGACATTTGTGTGGACGTGAAATTAGATCGCAAATCTCTCATCGTCGCCCTGGGTGGGGGGATGATTGGAGATTTGGCAGGGTTTGTAGCATCGACCTATTTACGAGGGATTGATTATATCCAGATGCCTACTACGATCTTAGCTCATGACAGCAGTGTGGGTGGTAAAGTGGCCATCAATCATCCTAAAGGAAAGAATTTAATTGGTTCGTTTTATCATCCCGTGCAAGTCATCTATGACATGGAAACGATCGAAACCTTGCCGGAGAGTGAACTACGCTCCGGATATGGGGAAGTTATCAAACATGCTTTTCTCAGTGACGAAGAATGGGCACACCGCCTGTTAAAAGGGTCGCTCTCCAAAAGTTCAGGTGACAAGTTAGAGAGTGATTTAATGAAAGGGATTCAAGTGAAGGCTTCGATTGTAGAGAAGGATGAAAGAGAAGCTGGAATTAGGAAATACTTGAATTTAGGTCATACCCTTGCTCATGCGATTGAAGCGGAGCTGGGTTACGGGGAAATCACTCACGGTGAAGCTGTCGCTGTCGGTCTTTTGTTTATGATGAAGTTGAGTAACGATCTTAAAGGGGCGCAGCTTCCTATACAAGCCTATAAGGAATGGTTGGATAGAAATAACTATCCAGTTTCCGTTTTATCGAAAATCCGTCCCGATCGAATGGTGGAAAAGATGATGTTGGATAAGAAGACCCTTCGGCGGAAAATCAATTTTGTCCTACTTCATGAACTGAGTGATCCGTATGTTGTGGAAGTCGAGAAAGAGCAACTACTAGAACAAATGTCCCTTTTAATAAACGAGGTGAGTGGAGAATGA
- a CDS encoding CheR family methyltransferase gives MSQDYIQFIEKVHRKTGVDLSQYKEAQMKRRLTSLRDKRGHHDFNSYYNALENDSLLLDELLDRMTINVSEFYRNRKRFEVLEQKVIPYLLRKKKKLRIWSAACSTGEEPYTLAMILNRYMSLHQVEILATDLDGNALEKAEQALYHERSLKEVSPEILRKYFRKEGSSYRVVDEIRNSVNFKKHNLLADRYQKDFDLIVCRNVMIYFTEEAKKTIYKNFSHSLVEGGIFFVGSTEQIFSPQTHGFEVYDTFFYKKWQK, from the coding sequence ATGAGTCAGGATTACATACAATTCATAGAGAAAGTTCATCGTAAGACAGGGGTAGATTTATCACAGTACAAGGAAGCTCAAATGAAGCGACGACTGACTTCATTGAGGGACAAGCGGGGCCATCATGATTTCAATAGCTATTACAATGCCCTTGAGAACGATTCATTGTTGTTGGATGAATTATTAGATCGTATGACCATCAATGTGTCTGAATTTTACCGGAACAGGAAGAGGTTTGAAGTACTTGAACAAAAAGTCATTCCGTATTTGCTACGAAAAAAGAAGAAGTTACGGATATGGAGTGCCGCATGCTCCACAGGCGAGGAACCGTATACGTTGGCTATGATATTGAATAGATACATGTCTCTTCATCAAGTAGAGATCCTGGCGACAGATCTCGACGGTAATGCCTTGGAGAAGGCTGAACAAGCCTTGTACCATGAAAGGTCATTGAAGGAAGTATCACCTGAGATACTTAGAAAATACTTTAGAAAAGAAGGTAGCTCTTATCGAGTAGTTGATGAGATAAGAAATAGTGTCAACTTTAAAAAGCATAATCTTTTAGCTGACCGTTACCAAAAGGATTTTGATCTCATCGTCTGTCGTAATGTGATGATTTATTTTACGGAAGAAGCGAAAAAGACCATCTACAAAAATTTCAGCCATTCTCTTGTAGAAGGTGGGATCTTTTTTGTTGGAAGCACGGAGCAGATTTTTTCTCCACAAACTCATGGATTTGAAGTTTATGACACGTTTTTTTATAAAAAATGGCAAAAATAA
- the hepT gene encoding heptaprenyl diphosphate synthase component II: protein MKLAMIYSFLKNDLAVIEEAVNDTIQSDNPVLREASSQLLQAGGKRIRPVFVLLGGKFGDYDIERMKAVAVSLELIHTASLVHDDVIDEAELRRGEPTIKSRWDNRIAMYTGDYIFARSLENLSVLENPRAHQILAGTMVELCLGEIEQIRDKYNIEQNLRTYLRRIKRKTALLIAASCRLGAIAANADPAHERALYQYGYYVGMSYQIIDDVLDFTASEKELGKPAGSDLLQGNITLPVLFSMEDPEFKRELELVFQQKEDLNAEQLEPLIERVQSNGSIERSLELSDRYLKKAYQALNKLPANRAKQTLKGIAKYIGKRRA, encoded by the coding sequence ATGAAACTAGCAATGATTTATTCTTTTCTTAAAAATGATTTAGCGGTAATCGAAGAGGCTGTAAACGACACGATTCAATCTGACAACCCAGTACTCAGGGAAGCGTCCAGCCAATTGTTACAAGCAGGAGGGAAACGCATCCGTCCTGTCTTTGTCTTGCTAGGCGGTAAATTCGGGGATTATGATATCGAGCGAATGAAAGCAGTCGCTGTTTCTTTGGAACTTATACATACTGCATCCCTTGTCCATGATGATGTCATTGATGAAGCTGAGCTGAGGCGAGGAGAACCGACGATCAAATCACGATGGGATAATCGGATAGCTATGTACACAGGAGACTATATTTTTGCGAGGTCACTCGAGAATTTATCTGTCCTTGAAAACCCACGTGCTCATCAAATTCTTGCCGGCACAATGGTCGAATTATGTTTAGGGGAGATTGAACAGATTCGGGATAAATATAACATCGAGCAGAACCTTCGCACCTACCTCAGAAGGATCAAAAGGAAAACCGCATTGCTCATCGCTGCCAGCTGTAGGCTTGGTGCCATAGCTGCAAATGCAGATCCTGCTCATGAGCGTGCGCTTTATCAGTATGGGTATTACGTCGGGATGTCCTATCAAATTATCGACGATGTTCTCGATTTTACAGCATCTGAGAAAGAATTAGGGAAACCTGCAGGCAGTGATCTTCTTCAAGGGAATATTACTCTACCCGTACTTTTTTCTATGGAGGATCCTGAGTTCAAAAGGGAATTGGAACTTGTTTTTCAGCAGAAAGAAGATTTGAACGCGGAACAACTTGAACCCTTGATTGAGAGAGTCCAGTCCAATGGTTCGATTGAACGGTCACTGGAACTGAGCGATCGTTATTTGAAAAAAGCTTATCAAGCCTTGAACAAATTACCGGCGAACCGTGCAAAACAGACCCTCAAAGGGATTGCGAAGTATATTGGTAAAAGAAGGGCATAA
- the aroA gene encoding 3-phosphoshikimate 1-carboxyvinyltransferase: MSSIELKPTDKRLNGDLSVPGDKSISHRSVIFSALAEGTSVITNFLTGEDCLRTVEAFRLMGVNIEQEGNKITVHGKGISHLSEPSQPINFGNSGTTARLMSGVLAGLPLFTTAFGDESLSKRPMDRVIQPLRVMGADIQGRENDSLLPLAFRGKKLVGTRHELTVKSAQVKSALLLAGMLAEGETEVIELGETRNHTEMLLPEFGVDVEVEGRSIKIQGGQKPSASDIKVPGDISSAAFFLVAASIVPDSELVIRDVGLNPTRDGIVKALKDMGANIEVQVHTHIGSEPVGDIVVRHGQLKGMTLEGDLIPNVIDEIPILALAATQAEGKTIIKDAEELRFKETDRIEAVVETLSKLGADIQAQEDGMVIQGGTTLNGGTIDSYGDHRIGMMGAIASLICESGVTVRNKECINISYPSFFNDLNQVLN; encoded by the coding sequence ATGTCTAGCATTGAGTTGAAACCTACAGATAAACGACTAAACGGAGACTTATCTGTACCTGGAGATAAATCCATCTCCCACCGATCCGTCATCTTCTCAGCATTGGCGGAAGGAACTTCTGTCATTACGAATTTTCTTACCGGTGAAGATTGCTTGAGAACCGTCGAAGCCTTCCGTCTCATGGGGGTTAATATCGAGCAAGAAGGGAATAAAATCACGGTTCATGGAAAAGGGATTTCCCACCTAAGCGAACCTTCCCAACCAATCAATTTTGGAAATTCAGGGACAACGGCCCGGTTAATGAGCGGGGTGCTTGCAGGGCTTCCTTTATTTACGACAGCATTCGGAGACGAGTCATTGTCCAAGCGTCCCATGGACCGGGTCATCCAACCGCTTCGTGTCATGGGAGCAGACATACAGGGGCGTGAAAATGATTCTTTGCTGCCACTTGCCTTCCGAGGTAAAAAGCTTGTAGGGACCCGTCACGAATTGACAGTGAAAAGTGCTCAAGTGAAGTCTGCATTGCTTTTAGCCGGAATGCTTGCAGAGGGTGAAACAGAAGTGATAGAGCTTGGGGAAACAAGAAATCATACGGAAATGCTTCTTCCTGAATTCGGAGTGGATGTAGAAGTTGAAGGAAGATCTATCAAAATCCAGGGCGGACAAAAGCCTAGTGCTTCTGATATCAAAGTTCCAGGGGACATCTCTTCGGCAGCCTTTTTCCTAGTCGCCGCTTCCATTGTTCCTGATAGTGAATTAGTGATTCGGGATGTCGGGCTCAATCCAACCCGTGACGGAATTGTAAAAGCATTGAAAGATATGGGAGCGAATATAGAGGTCCAGGTACATACTCATATTGGCAGTGAACCTGTTGGTGATATCGTTGTCCGTCATGGTCAACTGAAAGGAATGACGTTAGAAGGCGATCTCATACCGAACGTGATTGATGAAATCCCGATCCTTGCTTTGGCAGCGACGCAAGCTGAAGGGAAAACAATCATTAAAGATGCGGAGGAACTGCGTTTCAAGGAAACAGATCGAATTGAGGCCGTTGTTGAAACGCTCTCTAAATTAGGAGCAGATATCCAAGCCCAGGAAGATGGGATGGTTATCCAGGGAGGTACAACTCTAAATGGTGGGACCATCGATTCTTATGGAGATCACCGTATAGGTATGATGGGTGCAATTGCCTCCTTAATTTGTGAAAGTGGTGTCACAGTTAGGAACAAAGAATGTATTAATATTTCTTATCCATCATTTTTCAATGACTTAAATCAAGTCTTGAACTAA
- a CDS encoding prephenate dehydrogenase yields the protein MKQKILIVGLGLIGGSIAMNVSKKEDVFIIGMDGDDETLNMALKQGVIDQASFNFEESAQEADICILATPISITIDYIHKLESMDLKKPLLVTDVSSVKNQVLEAANRLSHPLLSFVGGHPMAGSHKHGYTAAKPHLFENAIYVLTPSVHADEKEAEVIKDLLSETKARFVTFTTQEHDEMTAVISHFPHLIASSLVHQAKEWEVTHPYIKQMAAGGFKDITRIASSNPKLWQDIFFQNKKLLISMLDDWIGEMERIRTYLSEGEKEKTYKYLSDAKLYRDGLPMKDKGAIPSFYDIYVDIHDQPGAIRDVIGILAEEAISIKNIQILEIREGITGVLRISFATNEEQSKSKEILDHYQYEVMIQQ from the coding sequence ATGAAGCAGAAAATACTCATCGTTGGTTTAGGACTCATCGGTGGTTCCATAGCTATGAACGTCTCTAAGAAAGAGGATGTATTTATCATTGGAATGGACGGGGATGACGAAACCCTCAACATGGCTTTGAAGCAAGGGGTCATCGATCAGGCCTCTTTCAACTTTGAAGAATCTGCTCAGGAAGCGGATATCTGTATTTTAGCCACGCCTATTTCCATTACCATCGATTACATCCATAAACTCGAGTCTATGGATTTGAAAAAACCGTTACTAGTGACAGACGTGTCGTCTGTGAAAAACCAAGTGCTTGAAGCGGCGAACAGATTATCACACCCTCTTCTCTCCTTCGTAGGGGGACACCCGATGGCAGGTTCGCACAAACATGGCTATACAGCTGCCAAACCCCACTTGTTCGAGAATGCGATTTATGTGTTGACTCCGTCCGTTCATGCAGATGAAAAGGAAGCGGAAGTGATTAAGGATTTGTTATCAGAAACGAAGGCTCGTTTCGTTACCTTCACGACTCAAGAACATGATGAGATGACCGCGGTCATCTCTCATTTTCCGCATCTGATCGCTTCTTCTCTCGTCCATCAAGCAAAAGAGTGGGAAGTTACACACCCATATATTAAACAGATGGCAGCCGGGGGATTCAAAGACATTACTAGAATCGCCTCTAGTAATCCGAAATTGTGGCAGGATATTTTCTTTCAAAATAAAAAGCTCCTCATTTCCATGCTTGATGACTGGATTGGGGAAATGGAGAGGATAAGAACCTACCTTTCCGAAGGGGAGAAAGAGAAGACTTACAAGTATTTGTCCGATGCTAAATTGTACAGAGATGGTCTTCCAATGAAAGACAAAGGAGCTATCCCTTCTTTCTATGACATCTATGTGGATATTCATGACCAACCAGGTGCGATCCGGGATGTGATCGGAATCTTAGCTGAAGAAGCGATCAGCATTAAAAATATCCAAATCCTCGAAATTCGAGAAGGGATCACCGGGGTGCTTAGAATCAGCTTTGCTACAAATGAAGAACAATCGAAGAGTAAAGAAATATTAGATCATTATCAATATGAGGTGATGATCCAGCAGTAG
- a CDS encoding heptaprenyl diphosphate synthase component 1, which translates to MIKLNSSDKDIKQLKRKIASKVRHPYLVRFIPEPTIDEDKLVILSSIMDHTNLTEVKKEQYIITTMLVQIALDTHDLVTLSDEDDDRDIVRSRQLTVLAGDYYSGLYYYLLSQLDDIPMIHTLAGAIKEINELKMELYYKDVESFQEFLEGLKKIESLLIQRVASYVQKTAINDMAGEWLLAKKLLEEKRSYQEGNFSPLIDALIKRPALLGNSGQVLGNIEQMLQSHMHRLEATITQLPVHFNWLKSYMHAAIHHQFNYRQIAEEG; encoded by the coding sequence GTGATCAAGTTGAATTCTTCAGATAAGGACATCAAACAACTCAAACGAAAAATTGCATCGAAAGTTCGCCACCCTTATTTAGTACGTTTTATCCCTGAGCCGACGATAGATGAAGACAAACTTGTGATCCTTTCTTCAATCATGGATCACACGAATTTGACGGAAGTGAAAAAAGAGCAATATATCATTACAACGATGCTTGTTCAGATTGCTCTTGATACTCATGACCTCGTTACTTTATCTGATGAAGATGATGATCGAGATATCGTTCGCAGCCGTCAATTGACGGTTCTTGCCGGCGATTATTATAGCGGCCTATATTATTATCTGCTCTCCCAACTTGATGACATTCCTATGATTCATACACTTGCGGGTGCAATCAAGGAAATCAACGAATTGAAGATGGAACTTTATTATAAAGATGTGGAGTCATTCCAAGAATTTTTAGAAGGTTTGAAAAAAATCGAATCGCTTCTAATTCAAAGGGTTGCTTCGTATGTCCAAAAGACAGCCATTAATGATATGGCGGGTGAATGGTTGTTAGCTAAAAAATTGCTGGAAGAAAAGCGGAGCTATCAGGAAGGAAATTTTTCCCCTCTCATTGATGCGCTCATCAAACGTCCGGCATTGCTTGGAAATAGTGGCCAAGTATTGGGGAACATTGAACAAATGCTACAAAGTCATATGCACCGTTTGGAAGCAACAATCACCCAGCTTCCCGTCCATTTCAACTGGCTGAAGTCTTACATGCACGCGGCCATTCATCATCAATTCAACTATAGACAGATAGCGGAAGAAGGGTGA
- the ndk gene encoding nucleoside-diphosphate kinase, which translates to MEKTFLMVKPDGVQRNLIGDITARFERKGFKLAGAKLMAIPTELAEEHYGEHKERPFFGELVEFITSGPVFAMVWEGEDVIATARTMMGATKPAEAAPGTIRGDYGVTVGKNVIHGSDSKESAEREIGLFFDEKELVDYEKDSLNWIY; encoded by the coding sequence ATGGAAAAGACTTTTTTGATGGTTAAGCCAGATGGTGTACAACGCAATTTGATCGGTGACATTACAGCAAGATTTGAACGCAAAGGGTTTAAACTAGCAGGGGCCAAATTGATGGCTATTCCTACAGAACTTGCAGAAGAGCATTATGGTGAACATAAGGAAAGACCATTCTTCGGTGAGCTGGTAGAATTCATTACATCAGGTCCTGTCTTCGCTATGGTTTGGGAAGGCGAAGATGTAATTGCAACTGCACGTACAATGATGGGAGCTACAAAACCTGCTGAAGCTGCACCGGGAACCATCCGTGGTGATTATGGTGTAACAGTTGGGAAAAACGTCATCCATGGCTCTGATTCGAAAGAAAGTGCTGAAAGAGAAATCGGTTTGTTCTTTGATGAAAAAGAACTCGTCGATTATGAAAAAGATTCACTCAACTGGATCTACTAA
- the aroH gene encoding chorismate mutase, producing MKKNEHDEIVEQSYQLLRDVIASNHIEATDVVSVYFTVTEDLDDAFPAKSLRKIDGWTYVPVMCMREIPVPGSLKKCIRVMVTVQTGIAQKDIQHIYHNHAKQLRPDLKS from the coding sequence TTGAAAAAAAATGAACATGATGAAATTGTAGAACAATCCTATCAGTTGCTCCGAGATGTCATAGCTTCCAATCATATAGAAGCAACGGATGTCGTGTCTGTCTATTTTACAGTGACGGAAGACCTGGATGATGCCTTTCCTGCAAAGTCCCTTAGAAAAATAGATGGATGGACATATGTACCCGTCATGTGCATGCGGGAAATTCCGGTACCTGGTAGTCTAAAGAAGTGTATCAGGGTCATGGTGACCGTCCAGACGGGAATCGCCCAAAAAGATATCCAGCACATCTATCATAATCATGCAAAACAACTGAGGCCAGATTTAAAGAGTTGA
- a CDS encoding tetratricopeptide repeat protein produces MEEIQKAIRQMEAHKTEDAIRTLTQYLPEADEEERFTIAELYMQWGMLEEAKMVLHELIQRYPKEQELKVMMAEIHIDLDEDDEAIELLDQFGPEDEDYLQALVQLADLYQAQGLFEVAEQKLLMAKQVEPNSAIIDFALGELAFSNGEYSKSIPYYENAMHHQPVIGDIEVATRLAEAYAANGEFEQALEYFQKVEEDNPDVMFRYGFVAFRANRNDIAIHVWEELIEKDPYFQSVYPHLAQAYDSEGMPKEALEMAKKGLAKDEFNKELYHLAGTLSHRQGNKEEGYEWMREAVALDPGYKEAILFLIENYKSDDMNDKIIDLINELISLGEEDPNYLWELAQAYEEEERFKEAYEQYQQAYPSLKEDTDFLKSYGYFLVEEGRMSEARQIFEEYLAIDPTDTEIEDFVERLKEQ; encoded by the coding sequence ATGGAGGAAATACAAAAAGCCATCCGTCAAATGGAAGCACATAAGACGGAAGATGCTATAAGAACTCTAACACAATATTTACCAGAGGCTGACGAAGAAGAGAGATTCACGATTGCTGAACTATATATGCAATGGGGGATGCTCGAAGAAGCGAAGATGGTGTTGCACGAACTGATTCAACGGTATCCTAAAGAACAAGAACTGAAAGTCATGATGGCAGAGATTCACATTGATCTTGATGAAGATGACGAAGCGATTGAACTGCTGGACCAATTTGGGCCGGAAGATGAAGACTATTTGCAAGCTCTTGTGCAGCTTGCCGACCTTTATCAAGCTCAAGGACTTTTTGAAGTTGCTGAACAGAAGTTGCTGATGGCGAAACAAGTGGAGCCGAATTCAGCAATCATTGATTTTGCATTAGGTGAGCTCGCATTCTCCAATGGGGAATATTCAAAGAGTATCCCTTATTATGAAAATGCGATGCATCATCAGCCGGTTATTGGTGATATTGAAGTTGCCACAAGACTTGCCGAAGCTTATGCGGCGAATGGTGAATTTGAACAAGCGCTTGAGTATTTCCAAAAAGTCGAAGAAGATAATCCTGATGTAATGTTTCGTTATGGTTTCGTAGCTTTCCGGGCAAATCGTAACGACATTGCGATCCATGTTTGGGAAGAGTTGATTGAAAAGGACCCTTACTTCCAATCCGTGTATCCACACTTAGCTCAAGCTTATGATTCAGAAGGTATGCCGAAGGAAGCGCTGGAAATGGCTAAAAAAGGGCTTGCCAAAGATGAATTCAATAAGGAACTCTATCATCTTGCCGGTACGTTATCTCATAGACAAGGGAATAAAGAAGAAGGTTATGAGTGGATGAGAGAAGCGGTTGCTTTGGATCCTGGATATAAAGAAGCGATTCTTTTCCTCATCGAGAATTATAAGTCTGATGATATGAATGATAAGATCATCGACTTGATCAATGAATTGATCTCCCTTGGAGAGGAAGACCCGAATTACTTGTGGGAACTTGCCCAAGCTTATGAAGAGGAAGAGAGGTTCAAGGAGGCTTACGAACAATACCAACAAGCGTATCCTTCCTTGAAGGAAGATACAGATTTCCTGAAATCTTATGGTTATTTCCTTGTAGAAGAAGGAAGGATGTCTGAAGCACGACAGATTTTCGAAGAATACCTGGCTATTGATCCTACAGATACAGAAATTGAGGACTTCGTTGAGCGGCTGAAAGAACAATGA
- a CDS encoding demethylmenaquinone methyltransferase codes for MEPQSKEERVHHVFEKIYERYDSMNSIISFQQHRLWRKDVMKRMGVKEGDHALDVCCGTGDWTMALANEVGTEGKVIGLDFSENMLSVGIKKKLAGRVKQVEFQHGNAMSLPYEDHQFDFVTIGFGLRNVPDYRQVLKEMYRVVKPGGKVVCLETSQPTNPLFKKIYYFYFGKIMPVFGKLFAKSYQEYSWLHESAKDFPGKKELKEMFEEVGFTKVTVKSYTGGVAAMHMGEKQ; via the coding sequence ATGGAACCACAATCAAAAGAAGAACGAGTACATCACGTATTCGAAAAAATTTATGAACGATATGACAGTATGAATTCAATCATTTCCTTTCAACAACACCGGTTATGGCGTAAAGATGTCATGAAACGAATGGGTGTGAAAGAGGGTGACCATGCACTTGATGTCTGCTGTGGTACGGGTGATTGGACGATGGCATTAGCGAATGAAGTCGGAACAGAGGGAAAAGTCATTGGCCTTGACTTCAGTGAAAACATGTTATCAGTCGGTATAAAGAAAAAGCTTGCAGGCAGAGTCAAGCAAGTCGAATTCCAACATGGGAATGCTATGAGTTTGCCCTATGAAGATCACCAGTTCGACTTTGTCACGATTGGCTTTGGATTACGAAATGTACCAGATTATCGACAAGTATTAAAGGAAATGTATCGTGTTGTAAAACCTGGAGGCAAAGTGGTCTGTTTGGAAACATCACAACCGACCAATCCACTCTTCAAAAAAATCTATTATTTCTATTTCGGTAAGATCATGCCCGTATTCGGAAAGCTTTTCGCCAAAAGTTATCAGGAATACAGCTGGCTTCACGAATCAGCCAAAGACTTTCCTGGTAAAAAGGAACTGAAAGAGATGTTTGAAGAAGTCGGATTCACAAAGGTAACAGTAAAATCCTATACGGGCGGCGTTGCAGCCATGCATATGGGGGAAAAGCAATAA